Proteins from one Desulfonema limicola genomic window:
- a CDS encoding helix-turn-helix domain-containing protein, with translation MTLYIEELLKRTEGKTLEFKRNLSSAANIMKTLVAFANSAGGILVIGVEDKTKVVIGVENPLDEEERLCSIIADSIEPRLVPNVELTAWHDKTLLSVEVFPSGLRPHWMKNQGESSGVYVRLGSTNRQADRELVAELKRSAEGIAFDELPLPQFSSDNIDVKAAQKLFVENRQLDEEALLTLKILTREQGRLVPTIGGVLLFGGKAREMHFPDAWVQCGRFLGKDKADIFDHTEIIDHLPVAVERVMEFLKKHAMRGADLSGIRRRDVWSIPLGILREVVINAVVHADYSQIGAPIRVAFFDDRIEIENPGILFPGLTIEDICRGVSKLRNRVIARVFREIGLIEQWGSGIPRIFKEAEESDLPAPEIKEIGMRLRFIVFLAESHVLKKAEKQIPEQVTEQVSEQVKRLLFCLKGQRLKGREIMDGLGFKHRPTFLYDYLQPALQKGLVEMTQPESPKSPVQKYYLSEKGKAFLMTKGMNNAK, from the coding sequence ATGACGCTATATATCGAAGAACTCCTAAAAAGAACCGAAGGAAAAACTCTTGAATTTAAGAGAAATCTTTCATCGGCCGCAAATATCATGAAAACTCTTGTGGCTTTTGCCAATAGTGCGGGCGGGATATTAGTGATCGGTGTGGAAGATAAAACAAAGGTTGTGATTGGCGTTGAAAATCCGCTGGATGAAGAGGAGCGTTTGTGCAGTATTATCGCCGACAGCATCGAACCCCGGCTGGTTCCCAATGTCGAATTGACTGCCTGGCATGATAAAACCCTTCTATCCGTGGAAGTGTTTCCAAGCGGTTTGCGGCCTCACTGGATGAAAAACCAGGGGGAATCCTCCGGCGTTTATGTTCGATTAGGTTCCACTAATCGGCAGGCTGATCGAGAGCTTGTTGCCGAGTTAAAACGCAGTGCTGAAGGTATTGCTTTTGATGAACTCCCCTTGCCGCAGTTTTCTTCTGACAATATTGATGTAAAAGCCGCTCAAAAATTATTTGTTGAAAATCGCCAACTTGATGAAGAAGCTCTTCTTACCCTAAAAATACTGACACGAGAGCAGGGGCGACTGGTACCGACAATCGGGGGAGTACTTCTTTTTGGAGGTAAGGCCAGGGAAATGCATTTTCCTGATGCATGGGTACAATGCGGACGTTTTTTGGGTAAGGATAAAGCCGATATCTTCGACCATACAGAGATTATTGATCACCTGCCGGTTGCAGTGGAACGTGTTATGGAATTTCTCAAAAAACATGCCATGCGCGGTGCTGATTTATCAGGGATTCGGCGCAGGGATGTCTGGAGCATCCCGCTTGGTATCCTGCGGGAAGTGGTTATCAATGCTGTTGTTCATGCCGATTATTCCCAGATCGGCGCTCCCATCAGGGTCGCCTTTTTTGATGATCGCATAGAAATCGAAAACCCGGGGATTTTATTTCCCGGATTAACTATTGAAGATATTTGCCGGGGGGTTTCCAAACTGCGCAACAGGGTGATTGCCCGTGTTTTCAGGGAGATTGGTCTTATTGAACAATGGGGCAGCGGCATACCCAGGATTTTTAAAGAAGCTGAAGAATCAGATCTGCCTGCACCTGAAATCAAGGAAATCGGTATGCGGCTTCGCTTTATTGTTTTTCTTGCAGAATCACATGTATTGAAGAAGGCGGAAAAACAGATACCCGAACAAGTAACCGAACAAGTAAGCGAACAAGTAAAACGCTTGCTCTTTTGTTTGAAAGGGCAAAGATTAAAGGGGCGTGAAATCATGGATGGTTTAGGATTTAAGCACCGCCCCACATTTCTATACGATTATTTGCAGCCGGCACTTCAAAAAGGACTTGTTGAGATGACCCAGCCTGAGTCTCCAAAAAGCCCGGTTCAGAAATATTATCTTTCAGAAAAGGGCAAGGCTTTTTTGATGACGAAAGGAATGAATAACGCAAAATGA